The following proteins are co-located in the Xiphophorus maculatus strain JP 163 A chromosome 8, X_maculatus-5.0-male, whole genome shotgun sequence genome:
- the LOC102233538 gene encoding complement component C7-like, which yields MTLSVTELNQIRGRNSDQNSMKLYLVSTLALSLTLLSPVCCQQRVNCRFGSYGGWSECDGCSRTKVRTRHVEVYAQFGGAPCSGEATETQTCVPQKTCPLETGCGSRFRCTSGQCISQSLVCNGDQDCEDGLDERSCGQDDSQYSCDLIKTPPNADLTGKGFDVLTGKLKAGVINTFSFGGQCRKVFSGSHKVMYRLPQNILRFNFEVHVDNEESDESYESAWSYAQHIQSNAWFGHDRRTFHKEVTDNKAYRLLILKNRVELAQFQNSAPQYLTLSADFWKALSSLPLTYDYSAYRQVLQTFGTHYMSEGSLGGEYQGLLEFDFQAHTSHSVTDIEYQRCWKKVKRFLFFKKTKITCERLQKHLESKAGSQSNKMPIKVNVFGGDPQFIGALSVLDLQKPEANGEIYNNWASSVKDFPNVINQKLRPLYELVKEVECAGLKKLYLKRATEEFLSAEHPCRCRPCQNNGQPLLTGTECRCVCRPGTSGPACERGAATGEQPGVIHGSWSCWSNWGACSGGQRSRTRSCNNPAPRGGGRNCIGEQSEQKPCEEPDIQYLQMMEPQCFGLSITPPKRCGLPPVLKNGFVEDLKDFYTVGSRLQYSCIEDFYLVGNAAATCGENQQWSSGSMVCKSSTCAFPEIGGLVEVTPIKNVYQIGDSVSLSCPAGSELDGQVSEVRCSSSLQWSPSPDDVQCHTVLTSPAPPAGLNCKPWEKIGRTGCVCKMPAECLSSVKFCSRVGPMSLWLGVCQLGALRCLGRSFTLAADTDCGRPQEETFTSCSDCKPGTTCRESQRKCVCLSPSECPAGSAPLCVTSGDDGGPANMTECEVGSRRCAGETIRLLSLEQCPQ from the exons CTGTCAGCAGAGAGTAAACTGCAGATTTGGTTCATATGGAGGCTGGTCTGAGTGCGACGGCTGCTCCCGTACAAAG GTGCGGACTCGTCATGTGGAGGTGTACGCTCAGTTTGGAGGGGCGCCGTGTTCAGGAGAAGCCACCGAAACGCAGACATGTGTCCCACAGAAAACGTGTCCCCTGGAAACAGGGTGTGGCAGCAGGTTCCGCTGCACCTCTG GCCAGTGTATCAGCCAATCTCTGGTTTGTAATGGAGACCAGGACTGTGAGGACGGTCTGGACGAGCGAAGCTGTGGCCAAGACGACAGCCAATACTCATGTGATCTTATCAAAACGCCTCCAAACGCCGACCTCACAGGCAAAGG ATTCGACGTTCTGACCGGGAAGCTGAAAGCTGGTGTGATCAACACGTTTAGTTTCGGAGGACAGTGCCGGAAGGTTTTCAGCGGGAGCCATAAAGTCATGTACAGGCTGCCACAAAACATCCTCAGGTTCAACTTTGAA GTCCATGTAGACAACGAGGAAAGTGACGAGTCCTATGAGAGCGCCTGGTCCTACGCTCAGCACATCCAGTCCAACGCCTGGTTCGGACATGACCGTCGGACGTTCCACAAAGAAGTCACAGACAATAAG GCTTACAGACTTCTAATCCTGAAGAACAGAGTGGAGTTGGCCCAGTTTCAGAACTCTGCCCCCCAGTATCTGACTCTCTCTGCAGATTTCTGGAAGGCCTTGTCCTCGCTGCCGCTGACCTACGACTACTCCGCCTACCGCCAGGTGCTACAGACCTTCGGCACACACTACATGTCTGAGGGGTCACTTGGCGGCGAATACCAAGGCTTGTTGGAGTTTGACTTTCAGGCCCACACATCCCACA GTGTGACAGACATTGAATACCAAAGATGTTGGAAAAAAGTGAAGCGCTTCCTGTTCTTTAAGAAAACCAAAATCACCTGCGAAAGATTGCAGAAACATCTGGAATCCAAAGCTG GAAGCCAGTCAAACAAGATGCCCATCAAGGTGAACGTGTTTGGAGGAGATCCGCAGTTCATAGGCGCTCTATCTGTTCTGGATCTACAGAAACCCGAAGCTAACGGAGAAATCTACAATAACTGGGCCTCATCTGTCAAAGATTTCCCTAATGTCATAAACCAGAAG CTTCGTCCTCTGTATGAACTGGTGAAAGAGGTCGAGTGCGCCGGGTTGAAAAAGCTTTACCTGAAGCGGGCGACGGAGGAGTTCCTGTCCGCGGAGCATCCCTGCCGCTGCAGGCCGTGCCAGAATAACGGCCAGCCGCTGCTGACCGGCACCGAGTGCCGCTGCGTCTGCAGACCCGGAACATCAGGACCGGCCTGCGAGAGGGGAGCCGCGACCGGAGAGCAGCCcg GAGTGATCCATggcagctggagctgctggtcCAACTGGGGAGCCTGCtctggaggtcaaaggtcaagaaCCCGAAGCTGCAATAACCCTGCCCCTAGAGGAGGGGGCCGGAACTGCATCGGGGAGCAAAGCGAACAAAAACCCTGTGAAGAGCCAGATATACAATATTTACA GATGATGGAGCCTCAATGCTTTGGGCTTTCTATAACTCCACCAAAAAGGTGCGGACTTCCTCCTGTCCTGAAGAACGGATTCGTTGAG GATCTTAAAGACTTTTACACAGTAGGAAGCAGACTGCAGTATTCCTGCATTGAGGATTTTTACCTCGTTGGAAACGCTGCAGCCACATGTGGTGAAAACCAACAATGGAGCTCAGGATCAATGGTTTGTAAAA GTTCCACTTGTGCATTTCCTGAAATCGGCGGTTTAGTTGAAGTCACGCCCATTAAAAATGTCTACCAGATCGGAGACTCCGTGTCCCTGTCGTGTCCCGCGGGATCGGAGCTGGACGGTCAAGTGTCAGAGGTCAGGTGCAGCTCCAGTCTGCAGTGGTCGCCGTCTCCTGATGATGTTCAGTGTCACACAG TGCTCACCTCTCcggcgccacctgctggtctGAACTGTAAACCCTGGGAGAAGATCGGAAGGACCGGCTGTGTCTGTAAAATGCCCGCTGAGTGCCT GTCGTCCGTGAAGTTCTGCTCCCGGGTCGGGCCGATGAGTCTCTGGTTGGGCGTCTGCCAGCTGGGGGCGCTGCGCTGTTTGGGGCGCAGCTTCACGCTGGCGGCCGATACGGACTGCGGCAGACCGCAGGAGGAAACGTTCACTTCCTGCAGCGACTGCAAACCAGGGACGACCTGCCGAG AATCCCAGCGGAAATGCGTATGTCTGAGTCCGTCGGAGTGCCCTGCAGGCTCCGCCCCCCTGTGCGTCACTTCCGGTGATGATGGCGGCCCCGCGAACATGACGGAGTGCGAGGTGGGATCCAGGAGGTGCGCAGGCGAAACGATCCGTCTGCTCAGTCTGGAGCAATGTCCGCAGTAA